Proteins encoded in a region of the Solanum dulcamara chromosome 9, daSolDulc1.2, whole genome shotgun sequence genome:
- the LOC129902142 gene encoding uncharacterized protein LOC129902142 isoform X1 has product MEAPQSLIGKLYTSYSDGLHFAKPISALRTNEFDLVRNVLQILQGFSSTMLYWDELGHSFRVRSGIYVSHLSHTSLYHVLNQFTYAATCLKMVESRIHKVEKSVPSPPPTLRAFCCSISTWLTWLRNGALKEEMKVVDACSLTTPTLLGLSSSLSSLCAGAEFLFQLVQGAIPQAYDEPDSSISATAIAVHILNYLYKKLTEVCLVQGGEEDAYRMILHAFVSSLLPYIEGLDSWLYEGILDDPFEEMFFCANKRIAVEESEFWDKSYLLRSAKLNTGRVTDSLLSIKRTNDVSRKEPNDVSGLAKEKEANERDLDVCPLFIKEIARDIISAGKSLQLVQHTPMTSSVSASGRIAGLSLSEIFCVTLSALIGYGDHISGYFFQEKKIVPLVKSFIGRQKVERSNKSFQEMTCSDKEWCKFLVDTMAQKGKADLLSCHSLGEEVDSFVVKGDKLASDGNDILSLGFRPENPAITTSQNFLRANRDAWGPLNLSREFYLPPLNDEGLRQAIFDGSAGSFVATKSTNYTFGFQFGESERDRLKEDVNFLEELFPFPTLLPPFQEDGHVSEVFPFQENSTLPSRTLNWIGKVEPRNTPLPTVILQECLIIFIKKQADCIGRNILSKLLSEWRLLEELEVLRAIYLLGSGDLLQHFLTVVFNKLDKGESLDDDFELNTTLQESIRYSADATLLSTPDSLVVSVTRNNATIEDYQHGVPLPTLTPRKSRGQNFGIDGLDSLMFTYKVPWPLELIANTEAIKKYNQVMRFLLKVRRAKFVLDKARRWMWKDRSSAPINRKHHWLLEQKLLHFVDAFHHYVMDRVYHSAWDEFCEGLAAARSLDEVIEIHEAYLMSIQRQCFAVPEKLWALIASRINSILGLALDFYSVQQTLSCGGAVSAIKARCEMEINRIEKQFDDCIVFLMRILSFKLNVGQFPHLADLVTRINYNHFYMSHNGSLINAPGSNAVPSKSGKLFAGQRD; this is encoded by the exons ATGGAAGCTCCCCAGAGTTTAATCGGAAAATTATACACTTCCTATTCCGACGGCTTACACTTTGCGAAACCAATTTCCGCCTTACGAACTAACGAATTTGATTTA GTGCGAAATGTGCTGCAAATATTACAAGGGTTTTCGAGTACAATGTTGTATTGGGATGAATTAGGGCATAGTTTTCGTGTTCGGAGTGGGATATATGTTAGCCATCTTTCGCATACTAGTCTTTATCATGTTCTCAATCAGTTCACTTATGCAGCaacatgtttaaagatggtagAAAGTAGAATTCACAAGGTTGAGAAATCTGTGCCTTCTCCACCACCCACATTGAGGGCATTTTGTTGCTCTATCTCCACTTGGCTAACA TGGTTGAGAAATGGTGCGTTGAAAGAGGAGATGAAGGTGGTCGACGCATGTAGTTTAACTACTCCAACCCTCTTGGGATTGTCAAGTTCTTTATCAAG TTTGTGTGCAGGAGCTGAATTTTTGTTTCAACTTGTGCAAGGGGCCATTCCACAAGCTTATGATGAACCTGATTCTTCTATCTCTGCCACAGCGATTGCTGTGCATATTCTCAATTATTTATATAAGAAGCTGACTGAAGTTTGTCTTGTGCAAGGTGGCGAG GAGGATGCTTACCGGATGATATTACATGCATTTGTTAGTAGTCTTTTGCCATACATTGAGGGCCTTGATTCATGGCTTTATGAAGGAATTCTGGACGATCCATTTGAGGAG ATGTTCTTTTGTGCTAACAAACGAATTGCAGTTGAGGAGTCTGAGTTTTGGGATAAGAGCTATCTGCTGAGATCTGCAAAATTGAATACTGGTCGTGTCACTGATTCTTTGCTTTCAATAAAGCGGACAAACGATGTGAGTAGAAAAGAGCCTAATGATGTGTCTGGTTTGGCCAAAGAAAAAGAGGCAAATGAGAGAGATTTGGATGTGTGTCCTCTGTTTATCAAAGAGATAGCCAGGGATATTATCTCTGCTGGAAAGTCATTGCAGCTTGTACAACATACTCCTATGACATCCTCAGTATCTGCCAGTGGCCGTATTGCTGGGTTAAGCTTGTCAGAGATCTTTTGTGTCACTTTATCGGCTCTTATTGGCTATGGGGATCACATATCTGGATATTTTTTCCAGGAAAAGAAAATTGTTCCATTAGTTAAATCATTTATTGGAAGGCAAAAAGTAGAAAGAAGTAACAAGAGCTTCCAAGAGATGACATGCTCAGATAAAGAATGGTGTAAGTTCTTGGTTGATACCATGGCTCAGAAAGGAAAAGCTGATCTCCTTTCATGTCATTCTCTTGGAGAGGAAGTAGATAGCTTTGTTGTGAAAGGAGATAAGCTAGCTTCAGATGGAAATGATATTCTATCCTTAGGATTCCGTCCTGAAAATCCAGCTATAACTACTAGCCAAAATTTTCTTCGTGCAAATAGGGATGCTTGGGGTCCATTGAATTTATCTAGAGAGTTTTACCTACCCCCTCTTAATGATGAGGGATTAAGGCAGGCAATATTCGATGGAAGTGCTGGATCATTCGTGGCAACCAAAAGTACAAACTATACCTTCGGTTTTCAGTTTGGTGAATCTGAACGTGATCGATTGAAGGAAGATGTTAATTTTCTGGAGGAGTTGTTCCCCTTTCCAACTCTTCTTCCTCCTTTTCAG GAGGATGGTCATGTATCAGAGGTGTTTCCTTTTCAGGAAAATAGCACACTTCCTTCAAGGACCTTAAACTGGATTGGGAAGGTTGAACCCAGGAATACTCCGTTGCCTACGGTTATTCTTCAAGAATGCCTTATTATCTTCATAAAAAAACAG GCTGATTGTATTGGCAGGAATATTTTGTCAAAATTACTATCTGAATGGAGACTGCTAGAAGAGCTGGAAGTGCTGCGTGCTATATACTTGTTAGGCTCAG GTGATCTACTGCAGCACTTCTTGACAGTGGTTTTTAATAAACTAGACAAAGGAGAAAGCttggatgatgattttgaaCTAAACACAACACTGCAG GAATCAATCCGATACTCTGCTGATGCCACACTATTAAGCACACCCGATTCATTAGTTGTGTCAGTAACAAGAAATAATGCCACTATCGAGGATTACCAGCATGGTGTGCCTCTTCCAACTTTGACACCTCGCAAGAGTCGAGGGCAAAACTTTGGCATTGATGGTCTGGATTCACTAATGTTTACATACAAG GTTCCTTGGCCCCTTGAGCTTATTGCTAATACAGAAGCAATAAAGAAGTATAATCAG GTTATGAGGTTCTTACTGAAGGTTAGACGTGCAAAATTTGTTCTTGATAAAGCTCGGAGGTGGATGTGGAAG GACAGAAGCTCCGCTCCTATTAACCGCAAGCATCATTGGTTACTGGAACAAAAACTGCTACATTTTGTGGATGCCTTCCACCATTATGTGATGGACAGG GTGTATCACAGTGCATGGGATGAATTCTGTGAAGGTTTGGCTGCAGCGAGATCCTTGGATGAAGTCATCGAAATACACGAGGCTTACTTGATGTCTATTCAAAGGCAGTGCTTCGCTGTTCCAGAAAAACTG TGGGCATTGATTGCTAGCCGTATCAACAGTATTCTTGGATTAGCTCTGGATTTCTATTCAGTACAGCAAACTCTTAGCTGTGGAGGGGCAGTTTCAGCTATCAAGGCAAGGTGTGAAATGGAAATCAATAGGATCGAGAAGCAGTTTGATGACTGCATAGTTTTCCTCATGAGA ATTTTATCTTTCAAGCTCAACGTGGGACAGTTTCCGCATTTGGCAGATCTGGTTACCAGAATCAATTACAACCATTTCTATATGTCACATAATGGAAGTTTGATAAATGCACCTGGCTCTAATGCGGTCCCTTCCAAATCAGGAAAGTTGTTTGCAGGCCAAAGAGATTGA
- the LOC129902142 gene encoding uncharacterized protein LOC129902142 isoform X2: MEAPQSLIGKLYTSYSDGLHFAKPISALRTNEFDLVRNVLQILQGFSSTMLYWDELGHSFRVRSGIYVSHLSHTSLYHVLNQFTYAATCLKMVESRIHKVEKSVPSPPPTLRAFCCSISTWLTWLRNGALKEEMKVVDACSLTTPTLLGLSSSLSSLCAGAEFLFQLVQGAIPQAYDEPDSSISATAIAVHILNYLYKKLTEVCLVQGGEEDAYRMILHAFVSSLLPYIEGLDSWLYEGILDDPFEEMFFCANKRIAVEESEFWDKSYLLRSAKLNTGRVTDSLLSIKRTNDVSRKEPNDVSGLAKEKEANERDLDVCPLFIKEIARDIISAGKSLQLVQHTPMTSSVSASGRIAGLSLSEIFCVTLSALIGYGDHISGYFFQEKKIVPLVKSFIGRQKVERSNKSFQEMTCSDKEWCKFLVDTMAQKGKADLLSCHSLGEEVDSFVVKGDKLASDGNDILSLGFRPENPAITTSQNFLRANRDAWGPLNLSREFYLPPLNDEGLRQAIFDGSAGSFVATKSTNYTFGFQFGESERDRLKEDVNFLEELFPFPTLLPPFQENSTLPSRTLNWIGKVEPRNTPLPTVILQECLIIFIKKQADCIGRNILSKLLSEWRLLEELEVLRAIYLLGSGDLLQHFLTVVFNKLDKGESLDDDFELNTTLQESIRYSADATLLSTPDSLVVSVTRNNATIEDYQHGVPLPTLTPRKSRGQNFGIDGLDSLMFTYKVPWPLELIANTEAIKKYNQVMRFLLKVRRAKFVLDKARRWMWKDRSSAPINRKHHWLLEQKLLHFVDAFHHYVMDRVYHSAWDEFCEGLAAARSLDEVIEIHEAYLMSIQRQCFAVPEKLWALIASRINSILGLALDFYSVQQTLSCGGAVSAIKARCEMEINRIEKQFDDCIVFLMRILSFKLNVGQFPHLADLVTRINYNHFYMSHNGSLINAPGSNAVPSKSGKLFAGQRD; encoded by the exons ATGGAAGCTCCCCAGAGTTTAATCGGAAAATTATACACTTCCTATTCCGACGGCTTACACTTTGCGAAACCAATTTCCGCCTTACGAACTAACGAATTTGATTTA GTGCGAAATGTGCTGCAAATATTACAAGGGTTTTCGAGTACAATGTTGTATTGGGATGAATTAGGGCATAGTTTTCGTGTTCGGAGTGGGATATATGTTAGCCATCTTTCGCATACTAGTCTTTATCATGTTCTCAATCAGTTCACTTATGCAGCaacatgtttaaagatggtagAAAGTAGAATTCACAAGGTTGAGAAATCTGTGCCTTCTCCACCACCCACATTGAGGGCATTTTGTTGCTCTATCTCCACTTGGCTAACA TGGTTGAGAAATGGTGCGTTGAAAGAGGAGATGAAGGTGGTCGACGCATGTAGTTTAACTACTCCAACCCTCTTGGGATTGTCAAGTTCTTTATCAAG TTTGTGTGCAGGAGCTGAATTTTTGTTTCAACTTGTGCAAGGGGCCATTCCACAAGCTTATGATGAACCTGATTCTTCTATCTCTGCCACAGCGATTGCTGTGCATATTCTCAATTATTTATATAAGAAGCTGACTGAAGTTTGTCTTGTGCAAGGTGGCGAG GAGGATGCTTACCGGATGATATTACATGCATTTGTTAGTAGTCTTTTGCCATACATTGAGGGCCTTGATTCATGGCTTTATGAAGGAATTCTGGACGATCCATTTGAGGAG ATGTTCTTTTGTGCTAACAAACGAATTGCAGTTGAGGAGTCTGAGTTTTGGGATAAGAGCTATCTGCTGAGATCTGCAAAATTGAATACTGGTCGTGTCACTGATTCTTTGCTTTCAATAAAGCGGACAAACGATGTGAGTAGAAAAGAGCCTAATGATGTGTCTGGTTTGGCCAAAGAAAAAGAGGCAAATGAGAGAGATTTGGATGTGTGTCCTCTGTTTATCAAAGAGATAGCCAGGGATATTATCTCTGCTGGAAAGTCATTGCAGCTTGTACAACATACTCCTATGACATCCTCAGTATCTGCCAGTGGCCGTATTGCTGGGTTAAGCTTGTCAGAGATCTTTTGTGTCACTTTATCGGCTCTTATTGGCTATGGGGATCACATATCTGGATATTTTTTCCAGGAAAAGAAAATTGTTCCATTAGTTAAATCATTTATTGGAAGGCAAAAAGTAGAAAGAAGTAACAAGAGCTTCCAAGAGATGACATGCTCAGATAAAGAATGGTGTAAGTTCTTGGTTGATACCATGGCTCAGAAAGGAAAAGCTGATCTCCTTTCATGTCATTCTCTTGGAGAGGAAGTAGATAGCTTTGTTGTGAAAGGAGATAAGCTAGCTTCAGATGGAAATGATATTCTATCCTTAGGATTCCGTCCTGAAAATCCAGCTATAACTACTAGCCAAAATTTTCTTCGTGCAAATAGGGATGCTTGGGGTCCATTGAATTTATCTAGAGAGTTTTACCTACCCCCTCTTAATGATGAGGGATTAAGGCAGGCAATATTCGATGGAAGTGCTGGATCATTCGTGGCAACCAAAAGTACAAACTATACCTTCGGTTTTCAGTTTGGTGAATCTGAACGTGATCGATTGAAGGAAGATGTTAATTTTCTGGAGGAGTTGTTCCCCTTTCCAACTCTTCTTCCTCCTTTTCAG GAAAATAGCACACTTCCTTCAAGGACCTTAAACTGGATTGGGAAGGTTGAACCCAGGAATACTCCGTTGCCTACGGTTATTCTTCAAGAATGCCTTATTATCTTCATAAAAAAACAG GCTGATTGTATTGGCAGGAATATTTTGTCAAAATTACTATCTGAATGGAGACTGCTAGAAGAGCTGGAAGTGCTGCGTGCTATATACTTGTTAGGCTCAG GTGATCTACTGCAGCACTTCTTGACAGTGGTTTTTAATAAACTAGACAAAGGAGAAAGCttggatgatgattttgaaCTAAACACAACACTGCAG GAATCAATCCGATACTCTGCTGATGCCACACTATTAAGCACACCCGATTCATTAGTTGTGTCAGTAACAAGAAATAATGCCACTATCGAGGATTACCAGCATGGTGTGCCTCTTCCAACTTTGACACCTCGCAAGAGTCGAGGGCAAAACTTTGGCATTGATGGTCTGGATTCACTAATGTTTACATACAAG GTTCCTTGGCCCCTTGAGCTTATTGCTAATACAGAAGCAATAAAGAAGTATAATCAG GTTATGAGGTTCTTACTGAAGGTTAGACGTGCAAAATTTGTTCTTGATAAAGCTCGGAGGTGGATGTGGAAG GACAGAAGCTCCGCTCCTATTAACCGCAAGCATCATTGGTTACTGGAACAAAAACTGCTACATTTTGTGGATGCCTTCCACCATTATGTGATGGACAGG GTGTATCACAGTGCATGGGATGAATTCTGTGAAGGTTTGGCTGCAGCGAGATCCTTGGATGAAGTCATCGAAATACACGAGGCTTACTTGATGTCTATTCAAAGGCAGTGCTTCGCTGTTCCAGAAAAACTG TGGGCATTGATTGCTAGCCGTATCAACAGTATTCTTGGATTAGCTCTGGATTTCTATTCAGTACAGCAAACTCTTAGCTGTGGAGGGGCAGTTTCAGCTATCAAGGCAAGGTGTGAAATGGAAATCAATAGGATCGAGAAGCAGTTTGATGACTGCATAGTTTTCCTCATGAGA ATTTTATCTTTCAAGCTCAACGTGGGACAGTTTCCGCATTTGGCAGATCTGGTTACCAGAATCAATTACAACCATTTCTATATGTCACATAATGGAAGTTTGATAAATGCACCTGGCTCTAATGCGGTCCCTTCCAAATCAGGAAAGTTGTTTGCAGGCCAAAGAGATTGA